A stretch of Dehalococcoidia bacterium DNA encodes these proteins:
- a CDS encoding phosphoribosylaminoimidazolesuccinocarboxamide synthase: AAVIERSDILSIEAHPPLPLTRGYIAVNFMENGRRRQRSIMLPGNLLHGKQEYQKALQAMRDAGLLDQE; this comes from the coding sequence AGCGGCTGTTATCGAACGATCAGACATTCTGTCAATTGAAGCTCACCCTCCACTTCCCCTCACGCGTGGCTATATTGCAGTCAATTTTATGGAGAACGGACGGAGACGTCAGCGGTCGATCATGTTGCCTGGAAATCTATTGCATGGTAAGCAGGAATACCAAAAAGCCCTGCAAGCGATGAGAGACGCCGGTCTGTTGGACCAAGAATAG